TGCCGGCGTCATCGATCCGGAGAGCATCGAAGAATATATCGCCCATGACGGCTATGAGGCTTTGGGCAAAGCCCTCACCGGCATGAAGCCCGAAGAGGTCATGGAGGAGGTGAAAAAGTCGGGTTTACAGGGCCGCGGCGGCGCCTTTTTCCCGACCGGCCTCAAGTGGAGTTTCGCGGCGAAGGAAAAATCAGATATCAAATACATCATCTGCAACGCCGATGAAGGCGAACCGGGTACCTTCAAGGATCGGTTGATTCTCGAGGGCGATCCACATGCTGTGATCGAGGGCATGGCCCTGGCCGGATATGCCGTTGGCGCCTGCCAAGGCTATATCTATATCCGCGGCGAATACCATATGTCGATTGCGCGCATGCAGCGAGCCATCGATCAGGCCCGCAGCCAGGGTTTGCTCGGTGAGAACATCTTTGGTAGTGGTTTTTCTTTCGATCTAGAGATCCGTGAAGGCGCCGGCGCTTATATTTGTGGCGAAGAGACGGCGCTGATCGAATCCATCGAGGGGAAACGCGGCGAACCGCGTAACAAACCGCCCTTCCCGCCCTCGGTCGGGCTCTGGGGCAAACCGACGATCGTCAACAATGTCGAAACCCTCGCCAATATCCCCCAGATTCTCTTCAAGGGCGCAGAATGGTACAAGGGTATCGGTACCGCCAAAAGCCCGGGCACCAAGGTCTTCACCATGGTTGGCAACATCAATAATCCCGGCCTCATCGAGGTTCCGATGGGCATCACCCTGCGTGAAATTATCTATGATATCGGTCACGGGATCCCCGGGGGCAAGGGCTTCAAGATGGCCCAACTCGGTGGCACGACCGGCGGAATCCTGACCAGCGAACATCTGGACCTTCCGCTCAGCACCGAATCGCTGCGCGAGATCGGCGCGGGCATGGGCTCGGGCGCTCTGCTGGTAGTCGATGATTCTCAGTGCACGGTGGGATTGGTGAAGAATTTTGTCGAGTTCTTTGTCCATGAATCCTGCGGCATTTGCACCCTCTGCCGTGAAGGCAATGGCCGCCTGCTGGAGATTCTCGAGCGCCTGACCTCCGGCCATGGCGCCGCTCGGGATCTTGACCTGATGGAGGAACTCGCCCGCACCATGACCAAAGGCGCCTTCTGCGGCCTTGGCCAGGCGGCACCCATCCCCATCCTCGGCTGCATGCGCTATTTCCGCGGCGAGTTCGAGCAGCACCTCGCCGGCACCTGCAAGGCTGGCCGATGCAACCTGCAAAAATCGGATCAGGCCGCCGCATGATCTGCAGCATCTGTACGCTGAACCACCATTCTATCAACTAGGAGGATGTCACCTTGGATACTGTCAATTTGACCATAGATGGACGCCCGGTAACTGTACCAGCGAATGCGACCGTGCTCGACGCCGCCGAAAAAGCCCTGACCTATATTCCCCGTCTTTGCTATCATCCAGACCTGCCGCCCGTCTCCGCCTGCCGGCTCTGCGTGGTGGAGATCAAAGGCGACCGTCTGCTCCGCACCGCCTGCAGCTGGCGGGTGGCTGAGGGCATGGAAGTGATCACCAATTCGAAAACCGTGCGCGAATCGCGCCGGATTGCCATGGAACTGCTGCTCTCGCGACACCCCATGCGCTGCACTGAATGCGTCCGCAACGGTTCCTGCGAATTGCGCGCTGTAGCCGACCAGCTCGGCATCCGTGAAATCAGCTTTGACTATCGCGAGCGCAAGGGAAACCTGGATACCTCCAGCCCCTCAGTGGTTCGCGATCCCTCGAAGTGCATTCTTTGCCGCCGCTGCGTCCAGACTTGCACGATGGTCCAGAGCGTTAGCGCACTCGGCATGGAGAGCCGCGGCTATGATGTCTGGGTGGATACGCCGTTCAGCAAAGGGCTCAGCGAGGTCGCCTGTGTCGCCTGCGGCCAGTGCATCGACCGCTGCCCAGTTGGAGCCCTTTACGAGAACAGCCATATCCAGCGGGTCTGGGATGCGCTCGATAATCCCGATCTCCACGTCATCGTCCAGACCGCCCCCGCGGTTCGCGTCGCTATCGGAGAAGAATTCGGCATGCCCGCCGGCTCGCTGGTCACCGACAAACTGGTGGCCGGACTGCGCCGCCTCGGCTTCGACAAGGTATTTGATACCGATTTCACCGCGGATCTGACCATTATGGAGGAGGGCTATGAGCTGCTGCACCGGATTAAGACCGGCGGCACCCTGCCCCTGCTGACCTCGTGCAGCCCAGGATGGATCAATTTCATCGAGCATTTCTATCCCGAACTCCTGCCGCATGTCTCATCCTGCAAATCCCCGCAGCAGATGTTCGGCGCTCTCGCGAAAACCTACTATGCCGAAAAGATCGGCGCCGATCCTAAAAACATCTATGTCGTTTCAGTGATGCCGTGCACGGCCAAAAAATACGAAAGCGACCGTGCGGAAATGAACAGCAGCGGCTTCCGCGATGTCGACGCCGTGCTCACCACCCGTGAAGCGGCCACGATGATGAAACAGATCGGCATTAATCTTCAGGATCTGCCGGAGGAGGAGTATGACGCCCCACTGGGGATCTCCACCGGCGCAGCGGTGATCTTCGGCGCCACCGGTGGTGTCATGGAAGCTGCCTTGCGCACGGTCTATGAAGTTCTGACCGGCAAAACCCTTGAAGATATCGAGATCAAGGCGGTACGCGGCCTCGATGGCGTCAAGGAGGCCGAGATCGAGATCGCTGGACTCAACGTGCGGGCAGCGGTGGCCAACGGTCTGGCCAATGCCCGTGAACTCATGAAAAAGATCGTCGCCGGCGAGGCCCATTACCACTTTATCGAAATCATGGCCTGCCCCGGCGGCTGCATCGGCGGCGGCGGACAACCGGTCCCCACTTCCGCGGAAATCCGGAAGAAACGCGCCGCAGCAATCTACCGCGCCGATCAGGCCAAGACCATCCGCAAATCCCACGAAAACCCGGCTGTTCAACAGCTCTACAAGGAATTCCTGGGCGAACCCAACAGCCACAAAGCCCATGAGCTGCTGCACACCCATTATACAGCAAAAACGGTCTATCAGGATTAACTCTGTAGGCTCTGCCCGGGGGGATTCCCCCGGGCAGAACGAAGAGGAGGGAGGCAGCATGACCGACAGCCCGTCGCCCCTGATACTGGTGATCAATCCCGGCTCCACTTCGACCAAAGTGGCGCTCTTTGCAGGCCGTAAAAAGGTCTCGGAGGAGAACCTCACGCATAGCAAGGAGGATCTCTTGCGCATGAAGGGCCTGTGGGAGCAGTTTGATTACCGGACCGATCTGGTGATCGAATTCCTCAACCGTCAAAACCTCAAGGCCTTTTCTCTGGCCGCGGTGGTTGGCCGGGGCGGTCTACTCAAGCCGCTGAGCCGCGGCACTTACCTGGTGGATGACGCCATGATCGCGGACGCGCGGCGCGGCATCCAGGGTGAGCATGTCTCCAATCTCGGCTGTGCCATCGCCAGCAAAATCGCCCAACTCTACGGCAGTGTCGCCTACATCGTCGATCCCGTTTCTGTGGACGAATTCGAGCCTCTGGCCCGCTATTCCGGTCATCCCCGGATCACCCGCAGAGCCCTGTCGCATGCCCTCAGCCTCCGCGCCGCGGCTTTTTGGGCAGCGGAAGCCCTCAAAATCGACGCCAACCACAATAATTTCCTCGTCGCTCACCTCGGCGGCGGCATCTCAATTGCGCCGGTCAAGGGGGGCCGGATCATCGACGTCAATGATGCCTCGAGCGATGGCCCTTTTTCTCCAGACCGCACCGGCAGCCTGCCACTGCAACCCTTCATCGACCTCTGCTTCTCGGGCGAATT
This portion of the bacterium genome encodes:
- the nuoF gene encoding NADH-quinone oxidoreductase subunit NuoF, yielding MHRIHILVAMDAHTISQGARSVKDALIKELALAGLGDEVRVVETGSLGIYDKGVVLVIFPDGIYYVGVRMEDVSEIISEHLIKGRVVERLQYLDIPAAEGQMGDKPARVGKQLRVVLKNAGVIDPESIEEYIAHDGYEALGKALTGMKPEEVMEEVKKSGLQGRGGAFFPTGLKWSFAAKEKSDIKYIICNADEGEPGTFKDRLILEGDPHAVIEGMALAGYAVGACQGYIYIRGEYHMSIARMQRAIDQARSQGLLGENIFGSGFSFDLEIREGAGAYICGEETALIESIEGKRGEPRNKPPFPPSVGLWGKPTIVNNVETLANIPQILFKGAEWYKGIGTAKSPGTKVFTMVGNINNPGLIEVPMGITLREIIYDIGHGIPGGKGFKMAQLGGTTGGILTSEHLDLPLSTESLREIGAGMGSGALLVVDDSQCTVGLVKNFVEFFVHESCGICTLCREGNGRLLEILERLTSGHGAARDLDLMEELARTMTKGAFCGLGQAAPIPILGCMRYFRGEFEQHLAGTCKAGRCNLQKSDQAAA
- a CDS encoding NADH-dependent [FeFe] hydrogenase, group A6 → MDTVNLTIDGRPVTVPANATVLDAAEKALTYIPRLCYHPDLPPVSACRLCVVEIKGDRLLRTACSWRVAEGMEVITNSKTVRESRRIAMELLLSRHPMRCTECVRNGSCELRAVADQLGIREISFDYRERKGNLDTSSPSVVRDPSKCILCRRCVQTCTMVQSVSALGMESRGYDVWVDTPFSKGLSEVACVACGQCIDRCPVGALYENSHIQRVWDALDNPDLHVIVQTAPAVRVAIGEEFGMPAGSLVTDKLVAGLRRLGFDKVFDTDFTADLTIMEEGYELLHRIKTGGTLPLLTSCSPGWINFIEHFYPELLPHVSSCKSPQQMFGALAKTYYAEKIGADPKNIYVVSVMPCTAKKYESDRAEMNSSGFRDVDAVLTTREAATMMKQIGINLQDLPEEEYDAPLGISTGAAVIFGATGGVMEAALRTVYEVLTGKTLEDIEIKAVRGLDGVKEAEIEIAGLNVRAAVANGLANARELMKKIVAGEAHYHFIEIMACPGGCIGGGGQPVPTSAEIRKKRAAAIYRADQAKTIRKSHENPAVQQLYKEFLGEPNSHKAHELLHTHYTAKTVYQD
- the buk gene encoding butyrate kinase yields the protein MTDSPSPLILVINPGSTSTKVALFAGRKKVSEENLTHSKEDLLRMKGLWEQFDYRTDLVIEFLNRQNLKAFSLAAVVGRGGLLKPLSRGTYLVDDAMIADARRGIQGEHVSNLGCAIASKIAQLYGSVAYIVDPVSVDEFEPLARYSGHPRITRRALSHALSLRAAAFWAAEALKIDANHNNFLVAHLGGGISIAPVKGGRIIDVNDASSDGPFSPDRTGSLPLQPFIDLCFSGEFTQAEMRQFVMGKGGLLAYLGTNDAREVEKRIEAGDDQAEMVFSAMGYQIAKEIGAMACVVHGQVAAVVLTGGLAFSQRLVADITARVGFIAPVKVFPGELELEAMASGALRVLLHQEKAKHYPKG